In one Candidatus Nanopelagicales bacterium genomic region, the following are encoded:
- a CDS encoding type IV toxin-antitoxin system AbiEi family antitoxin domain-containing protein, protein MNVRDRVLERAVEQHGYITTRDARAIGVDPAALRVMAARGRLERVGRGAYRVPVLPRTRHDDLAEAVAWTLGRGVVSDESALVLHGLSDVNPSRIHLTVPRANHPRGAGGELYRLHRRDLAMGDVTEVDDIPVTTVARTVRDCLADGTDPYQLRLALDQAEAQGELRRDEARALHTRIDERGTNSGRRA, encoded by the coding sequence ATGAATGTGAGGGATCGGGTGCTCGAGCGAGCCGTGGAGCAGCACGGGTACATCACCACGCGTGATGCCCGAGCCATTGGCGTGGATCCTGCTGCGTTGCGGGTGATGGCTGCCCGTGGACGGCTGGAGCGCGTGGGTCGGGGTGCTTATCGGGTGCCCGTCTTGCCGCGCACCCGGCATGACGATCTGGCTGAGGCGGTTGCCTGGACGCTGGGCAGGGGCGTGGTTTCCGACGAGTCGGCGTTGGTGCTGCACGGGCTCTCCGACGTCAACCCATCGCGCATTCATCTGACCGTGCCGCGCGCCAATCACCCGCGCGGGGCAGGTGGTGAGCTGTATCGCCTGCATCGCCGGGACCTTGCGATGGGCGATGTCACCGAGGTCGACGATATTCCCGTCACCACGGTTGCCCGTACCGTCCGAGACTGCTTGGCCGACGGCACCGACCCTTACCAACTACGTCTGGCGCTCGATCAAGCCGAAGCCCAAGGTGAACTTCGGCGGGACGAGGCACGGGCATTGCACACTCGGATCGATGAGCGTGGCACGAATAGCGGGCGACGGGCATGA